A DNA window from Hordeum vulgare subsp. vulgare chromosome 1H, MorexV3_pseudomolecules_assembly, whole genome shotgun sequence contains the following coding sequences:
- the LOC123415193 gene encoding lysosomal protective protein-like isoform X1 codes for MLPSIKFLIENKLPVWIFSGDFDSVCPLPATRYSIQDLGLPVTTPWRPWVAKGEVAGYVQQYAGGLTFLSVRGAGHLVPSLQPERALKPTMTHQTTWTSFCKYVDEEIFVMDLKKGFVSTGNYEGTPDASFTFTDDDFLPITSGKLNLHMAFIRGKLKIKGSINTAQKFTPDIFPKPSKL; via the exons ATGTTGCCATCCATCAAGTTCTTGATCGAGAACAAGCTTCCCGTTTGGATATTCAG TGGTGATTTCGACTCCGTATGCCCTCTTCCGGCGACGAGGTACTCTATTCAAGACCTTGGCCTTCCTGTGACTACTCCATGGCGCCCATGGGTGGCAAAGGGGGAG GTGGCAGGATATGTTCAGCAGTACGCCGGAGGATTGACATTTCTATCAGTGAGAGGTGCCGGTCATCTTGTTCCGTCCTTACAGCCTGAGAGAGCGCTG AAACCCACAATGACGCACCAAACAACCTGGAcctcattttgtaaatatgttgacgAGGAGATCTTCGTCATGGACCTCAAGAAGGGCTTCGTCTCCACAG GGAACTACGAGGGGACGCCGGACGCGAGCTTCACCTTCACGGACGACGACTTCCTCCCCATCACCAGTGGCAAGTTGAACCTGCATATGGCGTTTATAAG GGGTAAGCTGAAGATCAAGGGGAGCATCAACACCGCGCAGAAGTTCACGCCGGACATCTTCCCTAAGCCCTCCAAGTTGTAG
- the LOC123415193 gene encoding uncharacterized protein LOC123415193 isoform X2: MLPSIKFLIENKLPVWIFRYSIQDLGLPVTTPWRPWVAKGEVAGYVQQYAGGLTFLSVRGAGHLVPSLQPERALKPTMTHQTTWTSFCKYVDEEIFVMDLKKGFVSTGNYEGTPDASFTFTDDDFLPITSGKLNLHMAFIRGKLKIKGSINTAQKFTPDIFPKPSKL; this comes from the exons ATGTTGCCATCCATCAAGTTCTTGATCGAGAACAAGCTTCCCGTTTGGATATTCAG GTACTCTATTCAAGACCTTGGCCTTCCTGTGACTACTCCATGGCGCCCATGGGTGGCAAAGGGGGAG GTGGCAGGATATGTTCAGCAGTACGCCGGAGGATTGACATTTCTATCAGTGAGAGGTGCCGGTCATCTTGTTCCGTCCTTACAGCCTGAGAGAGCGCTG AAACCCACAATGACGCACCAAACAACCTGGAcctcattttgtaaatatgttgacgAGGAGATCTTCGTCATGGACCTCAAGAAGGGCTTCGTCTCCACAG GGAACTACGAGGGGACGCCGGACGCGAGCTTCACCTTCACGGACGACGACTTCCTCCCCATCACCAGTGGCAAGTTGAACCTGCATATGGCGTTTATAAG GGGTAAGCTGAAGATCAAGGGGAGCATCAACACCGCGCAGAAGTTCACGCCGGACATCTTCCCTAAGCCCTCCAAGTTGTAG